The DNA window CCCGTCCACGCCATCCATCAGGCCGGCGATGAACACCGCGATGGCCGCATGCACGAATTCGGCATTGGCCGCCGAGATGATCGCGAAGAAGCCGGAGAACAGCCCGGCCGTGGTGAACAGGTTGGGCAGCAGATAAATGCCGCGCGCGCGTTTGCGCTGGGGAAGCTGGTCCATCCGTGCAGTTTAGCCTTGCCGTGGCCCTGGCGCGCCTGTCCGCCCTTTCGGCTTGCCTTGCGGGCATCCGGGTGCTGCAATCCCCGCCGTTGCGCCCATCTCACGCGGAGTTGCCCGATGCGCCTGTCCACCTGCCTGATCCTGTCGGTCCTGCTGGCGTCTCCGCTGGCCCACGGCCAGAGCCTCTATCAGTGGAAAGACGCGCAGGGCGTCACCCACTACTCCGACACCCCGCCGGCGGGACGCAACCTCGAGGGCAAGCAGATCAACCGCGCCGATGCCCTGGCCCGTGGCGAGGCGCCGGCAGGTGCAGAAGCCGCACCGGTCGAAAGCGCCCAGTGCGCCAGCGCCAAACTCAACCAGAAGATCCTGGCCAACAGCGCCCCGGTCCGGCAGATGGGCGCCGACGGCAAGCCCGGCGCAGTGCTGACCGACGAGCAGCGCGCCAGCCAGCGCTCCCTGGCCGACGCGGCGGTCAAGGCCTACTGCACACCGGCCACCGCCGCGACGGATCCGTCCGGCGGCTGATCCGATGCGGATCGGCTGGGCGATCCTGGCCGGCCTGGTCCTCGGCGGCGGACTGGCGTGGTGGCTCGGCCGCACCCCGCCC is part of the Pseudoxanthomonas sp. JBR18 genome and encodes:
- a CDS encoding DUF4124 domain-containing protein, with the protein product MRLSTCLILSVLLASPLAHGQSLYQWKDAQGVTHYSDTPPAGRNLEGKQINRADALARGEAPAGAEAAPVESAQCASAKLNQKILANSAPVRQMGADGKPGAVLTDEQRASQRSLADAAVKAYCTPATAATDPSGG